One part of the Streptomyces ferrugineus genome encodes these proteins:
- a CDS encoding TatD family hydrolase produces the protein MRIFDPHIHMTSRTTDDYEAMYAAGVRAVVEPAFWLGQPRTSPESFYDYFDGLLGWEPYRAAQFGIQHFCTIALNPKEANDPRCLPVLDELDRYLAKDRVVAVGEIGYDSMTPQEDEALARQLQLAVQHELPALVHTPHRDKAAGTRRTLEVVRESGIAPELVVLDHLNELTVGLVLDSGCWAGFSIYPKTKMSEDRMVEILKEHGTERVLVNSAADWGRSDPLKTRRTADAMLAAGFDEDDVDKVLWRNPVAFYGQSGRLELEEPKPDEEATFQGNSIRRGGA, from the coding sequence GTGCGCATCTTCGACCCCCACATCCACATGACCTCCCGGACGACCGACGACTACGAGGCGATGTACGCGGCCGGGGTGCGCGCCGTCGTCGAGCCCGCCTTCTGGCTGGGCCAGCCCCGCACCTCGCCGGAGAGCTTCTACGACTACTTCGACGGGCTGCTGGGCTGGGAGCCGTACCGCGCCGCCCAGTTCGGCATCCAGCACTTCTGCACCATCGCCCTCAACCCCAAGGAGGCGAACGACCCGCGGTGCCTCCCGGTCCTCGACGAACTGGACCGCTACCTCGCCAAGGACCGGGTCGTCGCCGTCGGTGAGATCGGCTACGACTCGATGACCCCTCAGGAGGACGAGGCGCTCGCCCGCCAGCTCCAGCTCGCCGTCCAGCACGAACTGCCCGCCCTGGTGCACACCCCGCACCGCGACAAGGCGGCCGGCACCCGCCGCACCCTGGAGGTGGTGCGGGAATCGGGCATCGCCCCCGAACTCGTCGTCCTCGACCACCTCAACGAGCTCACCGTCGGCTTGGTCCTCGACAGCGGCTGCTGGGCCGGGTTCTCGATCTACCCGAAGACCAAGATGAGCGAGGACCGGATGGTCGAGATCCTCAAGGAGCACGGGACCGAGCGGGTGCTGGTCAACTCGGCCGCCGACTGGGGGCGTTCGGATCCGCTCAAGACCCGTAGGACCGCTGACGCCATGCTCGCCGCCGGGTTCGACGAGGACGACGTCGACAAGGTGCTGTGGCGCAACCCCGTCGCCTTCTACGGCCAGAGCGGACGGCTGGAGCTGGAGGAACCCAAGCCGGACGAGGAGGCCACCTTCCAGGGCAACTCCATACGTCGCGGGGGAGCGTGA
- a CDS encoding sugar phosphate isomerase/epimerase family protein, with protein MRPPPTPLKLGYGTNGFAHHRLSDVLAVLADLGYDGVALTLDHNHLDPYADDLPRRVTALARQLARHGLDVTVETGAPYFLDPWGKHLPTLMSDGFERRVDLLRRALRIAADLGSPTVHLCSGPAPDGLPEQDAWKRLAAGVEAVLETAGEHGVALAFEPEPYMFVDTVERCLRLARLVDGHELFGVTLDVGHAHCVEERSVLDCVRQAAGLLRNVQIEDMRRGVHQHLEFGAGEIDFPPVLAALRDLGHRGLVSVEIQGGSLDAPEVARRSIEFLRAAERTAAA; from the coding sequence ATGAGACCTCCCCCCACCCCGTTGAAACTCGGCTACGGCACCAACGGGTTCGCCCACCACCGGCTGAGCGACGTCCTCGCCGTCCTCGCCGACCTCGGCTACGACGGCGTCGCCCTCACGCTCGACCACAACCATCTCGACCCGTACGCCGACGACCTGCCCCGTCGTGTCACCGCCCTGGCCCGGCAGCTCGCCCGGCACGGGCTGGACGTCACGGTGGAGACCGGCGCGCCCTACTTCCTCGACCCTTGGGGCAAGCATCTGCCCACGCTGATGTCGGACGGCTTCGAGCGCAGGGTGGACCTGCTGCGCCGCGCCCTGCGCATCGCGGCCGACCTCGGCTCGCCGACCGTCCATCTGTGCAGCGGTCCGGCGCCGGACGGGCTGCCGGAGCAGGACGCGTGGAAGCGGCTCGCGGCAGGTGTCGAGGCCGTGTTGGAGACCGCCGGGGAGCACGGGGTCGCGCTGGCCTTCGAGCCCGAGCCGTACATGTTCGTCGACACCGTGGAGCGGTGCCTGCGGCTCGCCCGACTGGTCGACGGGCACGAGCTGTTCGGGGTCACCCTGGACGTCGGCCACGCGCACTGCGTGGAAGAACGGTCCGTCCTCGACTGTGTGCGGCAGGCGGCTGGGCTGCTGCGCAACGTGCAGATCGAGGACATGCGGCGCGGCGTCCACCAGCACCTCGAATTCGGCGCCGGCGAGATCGACTTCCCGCCCGTGCTGGCCGCCCTGCGCGACCTCGGGCACCGCGGCCTGGTCTCCGTGGAGATCCAGGGCGGCTCACTCGACGCCCCCGAGGTCGCCCGCCGCTCCATCGAATTCCTGCGCGCGGCCGAACGGACCGCCGCCGCGTAG
- a CDS encoding ABC transporter ATP-binding protein, which produces MPAGSTVVPSPVLQAHDVHKSYGRHHVLRGADLTVTTGQLVAVVGENGAGKSTLLRILAGTLPVDRGEVSLSGTLGYCPQEPVLNAALTVEQHLRYFAAAHRLPDLHRGHELVRLLGYERYAQTAAGELSGGTRQKLNLTLALLHDPDVLLLDEPYQGFDWETYLRFWTLVDDLRTRGKAVVIITHLVFEQDRFDLLADLADGRVTPRTTVEEDHHVGA; this is translated from the coding sequence ATGCCGGCCGGATCCACAGTCGTACCCTCACCGGTGCTCCAGGCCCACGACGTCCACAAGTCCTACGGCAGGCACCACGTCCTGCGCGGCGCCGACCTCACCGTCACCACCGGGCAACTCGTCGCCGTCGTCGGGGAGAACGGCGCCGGAAAGTCCACCCTGCTCAGGATTCTGGCGGGCACACTTCCCGTGGATCGCGGCGAGGTGTCCCTGTCCGGGACGCTCGGCTACTGTCCGCAGGAGCCCGTGCTCAACGCCGCCCTGACCGTCGAGCAGCATCTGCGCTACTTCGCCGCCGCCCACCGCCTGCCCGACCTGCACCGCGGCCATGAACTCGTGCGCCTCCTCGGCTACGAGCGCTACGCGCAGACCGCCGCCGGCGAACTCTCCGGCGGCACCCGGCAGAAGCTCAACCTCACGCTCGCCCTTCTGCACGACCCGGACGTCCTGCTCCTCGACGAGCCCTACCAGGGCTTCGACTGGGAGACCTACCTGCGCTTCTGGACCCTGGTGGATGATCTGCGCACCCGCGGCAAGGCCGTCGTGATCATCACCCACCTCGTGTTCGAACAGGACCGCTTCGACCTGCTCGCCGATCTCGCCGACGGCCGGGTCACGCCCCGCACGACGGTCGAGGAGGACCACCATGTCGGCGCCTGA
- a CDS encoding TetR/AcrR family transcriptional regulator, with translation MRSILDDRTTRAVIRDEALRLFADRGPESVTMRQIAEAAGVSAGLVVHHFGSKDGLRQEVDEYVLAVFEAMLGELTGESGAQLLDPRTGASSLSEAFARHLPAGSPLPGYLRRLLLSDTDVGRRLFQRLFDLSKAALGGLAAAGLAAPGRDTAVRAAFLLANDLAVFLLRDRLAEVLGADPLSADGVARWAPEMLSIYAGGLNASPQGDTIEKG, from the coding sequence ATGCGTTCAATCCTGGATGACCGGACCACTCGCGCGGTGATCCGCGACGAGGCTCTGCGGCTGTTCGCCGACCGTGGACCCGAGTCGGTGACCATGCGTCAGATCGCCGAGGCCGCAGGCGTGTCGGCGGGACTCGTGGTGCACCACTTCGGTTCGAAGGACGGTCTGCGCCAGGAGGTCGACGAGTACGTCCTGGCCGTGTTCGAGGCGATGCTGGGCGAACTGACCGGCGAGAGCGGGGCTCAGCTCCTCGATCCCCGCACCGGGGCGAGTTCCCTCAGCGAGGCGTTCGCCCGCCATCTCCCGGCCGGTTCTCCGCTGCCCGGCTACCTGCGCCGGCTGCTGCTGTCCGACACCGACGTCGGCAGGCGGCTCTTCCAGCGCCTGTTCGACCTCAGCAAGGCCGCACTGGGCGGCCTGGCGGCGGCCGGCCTGGCCGCACCCGGCCGGGACACGGCGGTCCGCGCGGCCTTCCTGCTCGCCAACGACCTGGCCGTCTTCCTCCTGCGCGACCGGCTCGCGGAAGTCCTGGGCGCCGACCCGCTGTCGGCCGACGGGGTGGCCCGCTGGGCGCCGGAGATGCTCAGCATCTACGCGGGCGGACTGAACGCATCACCGCAAGGAGACACAATCGAGAAAGGCTAG
- a CDS encoding nitroreductase family deazaflavin-dependent oxidoreductase: MTQHRSTSQRPQPPTGWRRLAFRLPIRLYRAGLGPLLGKRFLLLHHTGRKSGRERQVVLEVVSYDRDTHTWTVASGFGPKSDWYQNLRHRPQAAIQFGRRRFSVRAHFLSPEEGADVMAEYARRHPRAARRLSSLMGFPVDGSEAAYRRIGEATPFVRLEGTPLPSSP; the protein is encoded by the coding sequence ATGACGCAACACCGGAGCACGTCCCAGCGCCCCCAACCCCCCACCGGATGGCGGCGTCTGGCGTTCCGACTTCCCATCCGCCTGTATCGCGCCGGACTGGGACCACTGCTCGGCAAACGCTTCCTCCTCCTGCACCACACTGGTCGCAAGTCCGGCCGCGAACGCCAGGTGGTGCTCGAGGTGGTCTCCTACGACCGGGACACGCACACCTGGACCGTCGCCTCAGGCTTCGGTCCGAAATCCGACTGGTACCAGAACCTGCGTCATCGGCCGCAGGCCGCCATCCAGTTCGGCAGGCGACGCTTCTCCGTCAGGGCTCACTTCCTGTCACCCGAGGAAGGCGCCGACGTCATGGCCGAATACGCCCGTCGACACCCACGAGCCGCCCGCCGCCTGTCCTCGCTCATGGGCTTCCCCGTGGACGGCAGCGAGGCCGCCTACCGGCGCATCGGAGAGGCCACCCCGTTCGTGCGGCTCGAGGGCACGCCCCTGCCTTCCTCACCCTGA
- a CDS encoding gamma-glutamyltransferase family protein: MFTTRPTLQGTFGMVSSTHWLASQSAMAVLERGGNAYDAAVAGAFVLHVVEPHLNGPAGEVPILIAPAGGEVRVLCGQGVAPAGATVAHYRGLGLELVPGTGPLAAAVPGAFDAWMLLLRDHGTRTLAEVLEYAIGYAEHGHAPVERVGETVETVRELFETEWTSSAEVYLPDGKPPRPGEPFRNPALAATWKRLLAEVAGAGDRVAQIETAREVWRSGFIAEALVRQARRPTMDTSGERHSGTLTAADLAGWSATYEAPATYDWNGWTLCKAGPWSQGPVLLQQLALLPPELPRYGSAEYVHLLIEGCKLAMADREAWYGDAAEVPLAELLSDEYNAARRQLVGDKASHELRPGSPGGRTPRLCAHAGLVASGEPGFDVLGVGEPTVAKRPTSPVPGEPDVSADGGTRGDTCHLDIVDRWGNMVAATPSGGWLQSNPVVPELGFPLGTRLQMSWLEEGLPNSLTPGRRPRTTLTPSIALRDGVPVMAFGTPGGDQQDQWQTHFFLAVALRGPVRGGLDLQGAIDAPNWHNDSFPGSFFPRGMRPGSVTVESRTDAGVVEELRRRGHDVTVGDAWSEGRLCAVARDPETGILSAAANPRGMQGYAVGR, encoded by the coding sequence ATGTTCACCACCCGCCCCACCCTTCAGGGCACCTTCGGCATGGTGTCCTCCACCCACTGGCTGGCCTCGCAGTCCGCGATGGCCGTGCTGGAGCGCGGCGGCAATGCCTACGACGCCGCGGTGGCGGGCGCGTTCGTGCTGCATGTCGTCGAGCCGCACCTCAACGGTCCGGCCGGCGAGGTGCCGATCCTCATCGCCCCGGCCGGCGGCGAGGTGCGGGTGCTGTGCGGGCAGGGCGTGGCGCCGGCGGGGGCGACCGTCGCGCACTACCGGGGCCTCGGCCTGGAGCTGGTGCCCGGGACGGGCCCGCTCGCCGCCGCCGTGCCCGGCGCCTTCGACGCCTGGATGCTGCTCCTGCGGGACCACGGGACCCGGACGCTCGCCGAGGTGCTGGAGTACGCCATCGGGTACGCCGAACACGGCCACGCCCCCGTGGAGCGGGTCGGCGAGACCGTCGAGACCGTGCGGGAGCTGTTCGAGACGGAGTGGACCTCGTCGGCCGAGGTCTATCTGCCGGACGGGAAGCCGCCCCGGCCCGGGGAGCCGTTCCGCAACCCCGCCCTCGCCGCCACCTGGAAGCGACTGCTCGCCGAGGTCGCCGGAGCCGGGGACCGGGTCGCGCAGATCGAGACCGCGCGGGAGGTGTGGCGCTCCGGATTCATCGCCGAGGCCCTCGTGCGGCAGGCCCGGCGCCCCACCATGGACACCAGCGGCGAGCGGCACTCCGGCACCCTCACGGCCGCCGACCTCGCCGGCTGGTCCGCGACCTACGAGGCTCCTGCCACGTACGACTGGAACGGCTGGACCCTGTGCAAGGCCGGCCCCTGGAGCCAGGGCCCCGTCCTCCTCCAGCAGCTCGCGCTGCTCCCGCCCGAGCTGCCGCGGTACGGCTCCGCCGAGTACGTCCATCTGCTGATCGAGGGCTGCAAGCTGGCCATGGCCGACCGGGAGGCCTGGTACGGCGACGCGGCCGAGGTGCCGCTGGCCGAGCTGCTGTCGGACGAGTACAACGCCGCCCGGCGTCAGCTGGTCGGCGACAAGGCCTCCCACGAGCTGCGGCCCGGCAGCCCGGGCGGCCGCACCCCACGGCTGTGCGCGCACGCGGGCCTGGTGGCCTCCGGCGAACCCGGCTTCGACGTGCTGGGCGTCGGCGAGCCGACCGTCGCCAAGCGACCGACCTCACCGGTGCCGGGCGAGCCCGACGTGTCCGCCGACGGCGGCACCCGGGGCGACACCTGCCACCTCGACATCGTCGACCGCTGGGGCAACATGGTCGCGGCCACGCCCAGCGGCGGCTGGCTCCAGTCCAACCCCGTGGTGCCGGAGCTGGGCTTCCCGCTCGGCACCCGGCTGCAGATGAGCTGGCTGGAGGAGGGCCTGCCGAACTCCCTGACACCGGGCCGCCGCCCCCGCACCACCCTCACGCCCTCCATCGCGCTGCGCGACGGCGTGCCCGTCATGGCCTTCGGCACGCCAGGCGGGGACCAGCAGGACCAGTGGCAGACGCACTTCTTCCTCGCGGTCGCCCTGCGTGGCCCGGTCCGCGGCGGCCTCGACCTCCAGGGCGCGATCGACGCCCCGAACTGGCACAACGACAGCTTCCCCGGTTCCTTCTTTCCGCGCGGCATGCGGCCGGGCAGCGTGACGGTGGAGTCCCGCACGGACGCCGGGGTGGTGGAGGAGCTGCGGCGGCGCGGTCACGACGTCACCGTCGGTGACGCCTGGTCGGAGGGGCGGCTGTGCGCGGTCGCGCGGGACCCGGAGACCGGAATCCTGTCGGCCGCGGCGAACCCGCGGGGGATGCAGGGATACGCGGTCGGACGCTGA
- a CDS encoding EboA domain-containing protein, protein MAVTSASPSAPPDPRPALNAALDPTARAWLDESAAEVAAEPSTVRRLFPAARRRCGHDRLTEHWSVDEAARAVLLTALPLRGRALADEVARLHRHGDPAEQRAVLRTLPLLDLGDLALPLVRETLRGNDTTLIEAALGPYAAAHLPDAEYRQAVLKCVFCEIPLDRVAGLDTRADRELARMLADFAHERIVAGRDVPRDIRPLVRAFPDAIAAEIEPALTDVLKEEG, encoded by the coding sequence ATGGCTGTCACGAGCGCCTCCCCCTCCGCCCCACCGGACCCCCGACCCGCCCTGAACGCCGCACTGGACCCCACGGCCCGCGCCTGGCTGGACGAGAGCGCCGCCGAGGTCGCCGCCGAACCGTCCACCGTACGACGGCTCTTCCCCGCCGCCCGAAGGCGCTGCGGACACGACCGGCTCACCGAGCACTGGAGCGTCGACGAGGCCGCCCGCGCCGTCCTGCTCACCGCCCTGCCCCTGCGCGGCCGGGCCCTCGCCGACGAGGTCGCCCGCCTCCACCGGCACGGCGACCCGGCCGAACAGCGCGCCGTCCTGCGCACCCTGCCGCTGCTCGACCTCGGCGACCTCGCCCTGCCCCTGGTCCGGGAGACCCTGCGCGGCAACGACACCACCCTGATCGAGGCCGCCCTCGGCCCCTACGCCGCCGCACACCTGCCGGACGCCGAGTACCGGCAGGCCGTACTGAAGTGCGTCTTCTGCGAGATCCCGCTCGACCGCGTGGCCGGCCTCGACACCCGCGCCGACCGTGAACTGGCCCGGATGCTCGCCGACTTCGCCCACGAGCGGATCGTCGCCGGACGGGACGTACCCCGGGACATCCGCCCCCTCGTCCGCGCCTTCCCGGACGCCATCGCCGCCGAAATCGAGCCCGCACTCACGGACGTACTCAAGGAAGAGGGCTGA
- a CDS encoding lysophospholipid acyltransferase family protein, producing MDEAGQREGQPPQDRVSPRDLLMETVAQGMLALARGRDLLDRCLTDEQGVDDFGYDPELTDDVLLAPLRQLYGKYFRVDVEGLDNIPAEGGALIVANHSGTLPLDALMLQIAVRDHHPAHRALRLLAADLVFELPVLRTLARKAGHTIACMDSALRLLERGELVGVMPEGYKGLGKPFAERYRLRRFGRGGFAAVALRTGSPLVPCSIVGAEEIYPMIADARPLARRLGLPYFPITPTFPLLGPLGALPLPTKWTIRFGEPVRTDHYSPQALEDPMFVHKVSDEVRDTIQETLTAMVRERGSLWSG from the coding sequence ATGGACGAGGCAGGCCAAAGAGAAGGTCAGCCTCCGCAGGACCGGGTGAGCCCCCGGGACCTGCTCATGGAGACGGTGGCCCAGGGCATGCTCGCCCTGGCCCGGGGACGCGACCTCCTCGACCGCTGTCTCACCGACGAGCAGGGCGTGGACGACTTCGGCTACGACCCCGAACTCACCGACGACGTCCTGCTGGCGCCTCTCCGGCAGCTGTACGGCAAGTACTTCCGCGTCGATGTGGAGGGCCTGGACAACATACCGGCCGAGGGCGGCGCCCTCATCGTGGCCAACCACTCCGGAACCCTGCCGCTGGACGCGCTCATGCTGCAGATCGCCGTGCGCGACCATCACCCCGCGCACCGGGCACTGCGGCTGCTCGCCGCCGACCTGGTCTTCGAACTGCCGGTACTGCGCACACTGGCCCGCAAGGCCGGCCACACGATCGCCTGTATGGACAGCGCACTACGGCTGTTGGAACGCGGCGAACTGGTCGGCGTCATGCCCGAGGGCTACAAGGGGCTCGGCAAGCCGTTCGCCGAGAGGTACCGGCTGCGCCGCTTCGGCCGGGGCGGCTTCGCGGCCGTCGCGCTGCGCACCGGGAGCCCTCTCGTGCCCTGCTCCATCGTGGGCGCCGAGGAGATCTACCCGATGATCGCGGACGCCCGCCCCCTGGCCCGGCGCCTCGGCCTCCCCTACTTCCCGATCACGCCCACGTTCCCCCTGCTCGGCCCGTTGGGCGCGCTACCCCTGCCGACCAAGTGGACGATCCGGTTCGGCGAGCCGGTCCGGACCGACCACTATTCCCCTCAGGCCCTGGAGGACCCGATGTTCGTCCACAAGGTCTCGGACGAGGTCCGCGACACCATCCAGGAAACGCTGACCGCGATGGTGCGCGAACGGGGTTCGCTCTGGTCAGGGTGA
- a CDS encoding SCO3242 family prenyltransferase, which yields MKDRKAVARFGSRSAVRLSDLALLVRAPAALSVPGDVIAGAATAGRPLNARTLGVIGSSVCLYWAGMALNDYADATVDAVERPDRPVPSGRVPRRTALAVAGGLTAAGLGLAAVSGGRRSVSVAVPLAGLVWAYDLKLKSTPAGGFAMAGARVLDVVAGAVVAGTGAGSVGAALRRAAVPAGLVGVHTGTLMALSRHEISGAAVRVPAATLAVSVATAVATAVPVGRDDVGSAAKGRWSSAAPSGLVAQFPAPLKGVAGAVRSRKPLAAAGALAYLGTYGTAQVRAVRKPSGENLRRAVGAGILGLMPLQAALTARGGAPTVAAALGVVHPLARRLARRISPT from the coding sequence ATGAAAGATCGGAAAGCGGTTGCCCGCTTCGGATCCCGGTCTGCCGTGCGCCTCTCCGACCTCGCCCTGCTCGTCAGAGCACCGGCCGCGCTGAGTGTCCCCGGTGACGTGATCGCGGGAGCGGCCACCGCCGGACGTCCGCTGAACGCCCGTACCCTCGGAGTGATCGGTTCCTCCGTCTGCCTCTACTGGGCCGGTATGGCCCTCAACGACTACGCCGACGCCACGGTCGACGCCGTCGAGAGACCGGACCGGCCGGTGCCGTCGGGGCGAGTCCCGCGCCGCACCGCGCTTGCCGTGGCCGGGGGGCTGACCGCGGCGGGGCTCGGTCTTGCCGCTGTGTCGGGTGGGCGCCGCAGTGTGTCGGTGGCGGTTCCCCTGGCCGGGCTGGTCTGGGCGTATGACCTGAAGCTCAAGTCCACGCCGGCGGGTGGTTTCGCCATGGCGGGGGCGCGGGTTCTGGACGTCGTGGCCGGAGCGGTGGTGGCCGGGACCGGCGCCGGATCGGTCGGTGCCGCGCTTCGTCGGGCCGCTGTGCCCGCGGGGCTGGTCGGTGTGCATACCGGTACGTTGATGGCGCTCAGCAGGCATGAGATCTCCGGGGCGGCGGTGCGGGTGCCTGCGGCGACTTTGGCCGTGTCGGTGGCTACGGCAGTCGCCACGGCTGTTCCGGTGGGGCGAGACGACGTAGGAAGTGCCGCGAAGGGTCGTTGGTCGTCTGCTGCGCCGTCCGGGCTGGTCGCGCAGTTCCCCGCGCCCCTTAAGGGCGTTGCGGGCGCCGTTCGTTCCAGGAAACCGTTGGCCGCCGCCGGTGCTCTCGCCTACCTCGGAACCTACGGCACCGCCCAAGTCCGTGCCGTCCGCAAGCCCTCGGGGGAGAACCTCCGGCGGGCCGTCGGGGCCGGGATTCTCGGGCTGATGCCTCTTCAGGCGGCGCTCACCGCGCGCGGCGGGGCACCGACCGTCGCCGCGGCGCTCGGCGTCGTGCACCCCCTCGCGCGACGGCTGGCCCGGCGCATATCCCCCACCTAG
- a CDS encoding inositol monophosphatase family protein, translating to MIENNETIEEFLAQHSVDVEEAVRKAAAAEIMPRFRQLAEHEVDQKAGPHDLVTDADRLAEQYLTEALGALLPGSVVVGEEAVHADPASYDALQGDAPVWIVDPVDGTRQFVHGDDGFCTLVALARRGVLLASWTYAPARDQLATAVRGRGAFLDGERLRSGAPEPGRDLEVATSHPDYTTDEQKRGLLGLWTDGIAPRSCGSAGLEYLAVARGELDATAFSWEAAWDHAAGILLVEEAGGAHLTRAGEPFRITGGNALPFTAARDVATVRQVAGLLQQGVG from the coding sequence GTGATCGAAAACAACGAAACCATCGAAGAGTTTCTCGCACAGCACTCGGTCGACGTGGAGGAAGCGGTCCGCAAGGCGGCCGCGGCCGAGATCATGCCCCGCTTCCGGCAGCTCGCCGAGCACGAGGTCGACCAGAAGGCGGGACCGCACGATCTGGTGACGGACGCCGACCGGCTCGCCGAGCAGTACCTCACCGAGGCACTGGGCGCCCTGCTGCCCGGCTCGGTCGTGGTCGGCGAGGAGGCGGTGCACGCGGATCCGGCGTCGTACGACGCGCTGCAGGGCGACGCCCCGGTGTGGATCGTCGACCCCGTCGACGGCACCCGCCAGTTCGTGCACGGCGACGACGGCTTCTGCACGCTGGTCGCGCTCGCGCGGCGCGGCGTCCTGCTCGCCTCCTGGACCTACGCCCCCGCCCGCGACCAACTGGCCACGGCGGTCCGGGGCCGGGGCGCCTTCCTCGACGGCGAGCGCCTGCGCTCGGGCGCACCCGAGCCCGGCCGCGACCTCGAGGTCGCCACGTCGCATCCGGACTACACGACCGACGAGCAGAAGCGCGGGCTGCTCGGCCTGTGGACCGACGGCATCGCGCCGCGCTCGTGCGGCTCGGCGGGGCTGGAGTATCTGGCCGTCGCGCGGGGGGAGCTGGACGCGACCGCGTTCAGCTGGGAGGCCGCGTGGGATCATGCGGCGGGCATCCTGCTGGTCGAGGAGGCGGGGGGTGCGCACCTGACTCGTGCGGGGGAGCCGTTCCGGATCACCGGGGGTAACGCTCTGCCGTTCACGGCGGCGCGGGACGTAGCGACGGTCAGGCAGGTGGCGGGACTCTTGCAGCAAGGGGTCGGCTGA
- a CDS encoding phytoene desaturase family protein: protein MLDAVVVGAGPNGLTAAVELARRGFSVAVFEAQSTIGGGARTEELTLPGFRHDPCSAAHPLGINSPAFRAMPLDRYGLEWLHAELPMAHPFTDGTAAVLARSIAETAASFGPRDAGPYRKLVEPFLARWDTLARDFMSLPLTALPRDPVTLARFGLVGLPPATWLMRRFRDERARTLFSGLVAHVMAPLGGFATGAIGLVFALAAHARGWPVARGGSQSVSDALTAYLKDLGGTVHTDYEVKRLDDLPPARAYVFDTSPTALARIAGLGNYYEGYRYGPGVFKIDYALDGPVPWTAPEARRAGTVQIGGDSAEIGAALRAASREGRAPDKPFMITVQPSVADPGRAPEGKHVFWAYGHVPNGWTGDLTDAIERQLERFAPGFRDRVLARATAGPAELAVRNANYVGGDIASGAVSGLQLLLRPKLSLFPYTTPHPAVYICSSATPPGPGVHGMSGHNAAKAVWRRLRQEQ from the coding sequence ATGCTCGATGCGGTCGTGGTGGGAGCGGGGCCGAACGGACTGACGGCCGCCGTGGAGCTGGCCCGCCGCGGCTTCTCCGTGGCCGTGTTCGAGGCACAGAGCACCATCGGCGGGGGCGCCCGCACGGAGGAGCTGACCCTCCCCGGCTTCCGGCACGACCCGTGCTCCGCCGCCCACCCCCTCGGCATCAACTCACCCGCATTCCGGGCCATGCCCCTGGACCGCTACGGCCTGGAGTGGCTGCACGCCGAGCTGCCGATGGCGCACCCGTTCACCGACGGCACCGCCGCCGTGCTGGCCCGCTCCATCGCCGAGACCGCCGCCTCCTTCGGCCCGCGCGACGCGGGTCCGTACCGCAAGCTGGTCGAGCCGTTCCTGGCCAGGTGGGACACCCTCGCCCGGGACTTCATGTCCCTGCCCCTGACCGCGCTTCCCCGGGACCCGGTCACCCTCGCCCGGTTCGGCCTGGTCGGGCTGCCCCCGGCCACCTGGCTGATGCGGCGGTTCCGGGACGAGCGGGCCAGGACCCTGTTCTCCGGCCTCGTCGCGCACGTCATGGCCCCGCTCGGCGGCTTCGCCACCGGCGCCATCGGCCTGGTCTTCGCCCTCGCCGCACACGCCCGCGGCTGGCCCGTGGCCCGCGGCGGCTCCCAGTCCGTCTCGGACGCCCTCACCGCGTATCTGAAGGACCTCGGCGGCACGGTCCACACCGACTACGAGGTCAAGCGCCTCGACGACCTGCCGCCCGCGCGCGCGTACGTCTTCGACACCTCACCCACCGCCCTGGCCCGTATCGCCGGCCTCGGCAACTACTACGAGGGCTATCGCTACGGCCCCGGCGTCTTCAAGATCGACTACGCGCTGGACGGCCCGGTGCCGTGGACCGCGCCCGAGGCCCGGCGGGCCGGCACCGTGCAGATCGGCGGGGACAGCGCCGAGATCGGCGCCGCACTGCGTGCCGCGTCCCGGGAGGGCCGGGCACCCGACAAGCCGTTCATGATCACGGTGCAGCCCAGTGTCGCCGACCCGGGGCGGGCCCCCGAGGGCAAGCACGTCTTCTGGGCCTACGGCCATGTGCCCAACGGCTGGACCGGGGACCTCACGGACGCCATCGAGCGCCAACTGGAGCGCTTCGCCCCGGGGTTCCGCGACCGCGTCCTCGCCCGCGCGACGGCCGGGCCGGCCGAACTCGCCGTGCGCAACGCCAACTACGTCGGCGGGGACATCGCCTCCGGGGCCGTATCCGGGCTCCAACTCCTGCTGCGCCCCAAGCTCTCGCTGTTCCCGTACACCACCCCGCACCCGGCCGTCTACATCTGCTCGTCGGCGACCCCGCCCGGACCGGGCGTGCACGGCATGTCGGGGCACAACGCGGCCAAGGCGGTGTGGCGGCGACTGCGACAGGAGCAGTGA